The genomic window TTTGGGACTAATTTGATGGTTTACTCAGCAAAAATCATATGATAGTGGAGAAATAGAGTTACACACTATTTGTCTCTAAATATAAATCTCTTTTGAGAAAAGTTGTCCTTAAATGGCCATAAAAGAAAGAttcattgtttgtttgttttgtagATGGCTGGATGATGCAGTCTGAAATCACTGATGATGCCTCAGACCAACCAGTTCAATATCAAATATAAGTGTTCCTAAAGTGGAGCCTTCACCATTTGCAAGACGAGTTGGATTAAAAATGGTAGTGAACAGCCTCTGCCTGTCAAAGAACTTTTTTTTGGAACAAGATAAAAGAATACAATAAAAATCAGTACGGTATAGATTAATAATTTCAAATTGTACATTATGCTAGCATTGTGTATGTTGCGGGTATAGACTTGTATCACAAGTTAACCGGTTTTAGGCTCACCATAGGCGTATGAGCCAGTTGACAAGTTTAGGGCGCGAGTTAGGCGTAGGCTTGGTTGTAACCTTCGGAGTTAGGACATGTATAGTCTTCTTAATGTAAACCTTGGTTGTATATATGATGAAAAAACTTTCAATTATGTATAAAAATCAATCAAAGGATTCTTACATTAGGTGGGAGAGGTTcctgtgatgtgttttggtacCCAAGTGATGGTGGTATGATGACTCTACGAATACCACCTACTTTCATTGATCTCACTGCCACATCAATTCCAGAAATTACCTAGAAAGCATTTGAGTCTGATATGATTCACTTCTTCCTTAGTATATGACATGATAAAAGTATAGGAATTCATTTAATTACAGCTTTTCAAAAGTTTGTGGTGAGTAAATGTTTAGATACAATTTtggaagaaacaaaaattagttaGAATCCtttctcaagaaaaaaaaatagttagaaTCACAAACTTGATtccaacaaaacaaataaaaattccaaagattACCTTGTATACCAAAGTTTCAAACTTaattttgagaagaaaaaatattccgacatttgaaaataattaaaagattaCCTTTCCAGAGCCAAGGACAAAGACAAAAGGATTAGGATCACCATTCTCATCTTTGTGATCATAGGTTGAATCAAAACGCCATCCTTGTTTTGCTGCTAGTCTACCATAGTAATGAATCTCAACCTTCAATATAACAACATACTATAAGATCATAACAGAGTCATAATGAATAATAAtgcaaaattaaatatttacaCACCTAACCTATCCATTAGTCTATAAATCAAAATCCTAAACAAATTCTCACACtctaacaacaaaacaaaaccaattaATGTGGTTGAACTTGTACCGGGCGGAATACCACCTAAGTGGGCCACTTGCCTAATATGGGTTAGGCCCATTGGAACGAGTCTAGCAATCTGCCGGGAGAGCAACCGTACCTCCTAACCCTAAGGGGTTAAGGGTCGAGAAGATTGCCACATGGGATATAAATCCCCCAAAAGACGGAGCCGTTAAGCTCTAGATCGTGGGACTTCTCGCCCTATACTGTTACGCCAAGCCCTATATATAGGCACCCTAGTCTCTCTTTATAGAACATCACTTTCTACATACTTACTCTAAGACTTAGACCTAGAACGCTATGTAGCGAAGTGCATACCCCCATAAATCCTTGCAGGAACAGAACTCAAGTCAATGGGCCAATTTATATGCTACGGATTATGTCCCAAGTCTCACCACAACCCAATTTAGATTGCGACACACTCGTCCAGCTTGTAAGCCTCGAGACTTACATATGAACTTTGAGGACAACGTCCAGTGAACCCGTCGGCAATGATAGGGTGCTAAGTTAGAATAATTTAGGCGAAgaattcatattcatattaattggCTCTTattctaattattttttgattgtGCTTTGTTTGGCCTTTAGGTCATTATCCATTTAATCGTAGTAATGTAGTGTCTTGGACATATTTTAACTTAATGAatgaaatgtagaaaatttatgttttgtttcttattaGATAGTTTATATTATTCTTCCTTAAACTTAGCTTAATTTTCCATAGTTTCTTAGATTTAGCTAAAAGAGCCtatcaaattaattaacttCCATCAAGGGTTGAATCTTTTGAAAGTACCAAGTTCGAACTCAGACTGAAACAATCATTGATCAGACTTTATTCAGGCTAATTTTTCATAATAggagggttaaaaaaaaaaaacaaaacaaaacaaaacaaatccaTCTAAGACATAAAACCTTATCTTataaaacaacaataacaattatattatatagcaCTATTAATTTGAAGGAGAGAATAATTATACTTATACCTGATCACCATCTTCAGGAACTTCACCAGAACCAACAAGGAGTTCCAAAGCCTTAACACCACCAGAATTTGGGAGCTCGGAAAAATCAGCTATTGGAAattttgaagaagatgatggagAAGAAAATGAAGGTTGAGGAGTAAGTGAGAAGATTAAAGCAGAGAAAGTGGTGGAGATGAGAGACAAAGATAAAGGTCTTCTTGTAATGTTACATGGATATTTTGTTTGAGGGAGAGTGGCACAGACACGTGTTGTACTTCTAGAGACACAACATTCTattatcatcatcttcattttctctcTTGTAATAAGAAAATGAATCCATAAAGCTGTTTGTAACATGTTTCGTAACAAATCGTTTTGTACATTCTTCTCGATAATTGAGGATTGGGTTTAACTCAACTTTATAAAACACATACTCACGTTGTGTTTTTCCGGCTTCTTTGAATAAATCTAAAAGGATCGCTGTTGAATTTTTGGATTAACATTCAACCGTCATTGAGAATTCtgaaaaaattttaaaacagcaaaataatttttcaacattttccAGTTATTTCTAGTAGAAATTATTAAGAAATGTCTTACTAATTTAATCGAACCTCTAAAACGCCTTTTAAAAAATGAACGCGTGttatgagacttcttaacatatCCCTTCACGCGGACCTGATAATAGATGGTCCAACGGatgtggagaggctctgataccatcttaaaattgagtattgggtctaactcaactctacaaaatcagcttgtaaagtgaggattgcctcttacttataaacacatactcaggtcatctcacaaccgatgtgaTACTTCTTAACAATTCTATCATCATTTTGGTCTCTGAAAATATATTTCGCTATCACATTCATTCccgaaaatattaaaattgtaattaagttgagaagtgttttttttattaattattttattttacaaatttatttttatgcagtCAATTTGATCTCATGATATGTTTTATAATTCTCTAATTATTACCACATATTTTATTTCCAAATTCATGCAATATGATATAGAGaataattttaaagttaaattttattgatattttaaaaatcggaCCAATCATCGAATCAGGTCCTTGGCATGGGTGGTGCTGTTAACAAGTGAGGGGATGCATCTCAAATTGATATAATTCTCTGCGTTGATATATAGGTATTAAATCGAGTCAAATTGAATGACTCAGTGTCTAAACACAATAATCTTCTTCGTCAAATTCATAACTTATGTATTGTATAACTAAACAAATTTATGTCATattaaaatgacttttttttaaaaaaaaaattatttttagttgataaacaaatatttccaaacgattgtattaaaaatatatatatgtttttaatcacaattacaatatattataaattaaaatgagaGTTAAATGCTTAAAGCATATACTAGTATATCAATAagagaatttgtttttgttttatttttaataaaaaattgttgttcaTGCAATTAAAGTTTTGagtttgaaggaaaaaaattgtacttttaaatataaaattaaaatgtgtaTAAGTATCACAATTTGAATGGTGGTGTAGCGGTCATGTTGCATGTTTGCAATATGAGGGTGCATGTTTCATTCCTCCCATTTCTATTGAACCGTCATGTTTGCACCGGTTCAACTACATACTCGGTACAGGTCAGACCAAAATAACTAACCCTCCGATTCATGATCGGACCGGCTCAACCGGCCGGTTCGATTGgattttttaaaacactgcttataagataatgaaaataagaaacacaCATTTTAATGTTCTTAAATCCCAATATTTTTAAAGCAATTAGAAATATGAAATTATAATTGAATTACAATATGCATATGCGGAGTTCGAGGAAGCTCATGAGAAACATCGAGTCTAATTCTCCATGACCATAAGAGAGGGAGACGTCACATTTTCACTCAAAAtattagggtctgtttggtgcGCAAGATAGGGTAATTGTATTATATTCTGTCTCAACCCAGTGTTTGGTGAGACACCTGGATATGATAAGTTTATCCTAAAATTTATGATATCATGTCTTTCTAGTTAAAAAGTTTATCATGAATTTGAGTTGGGTTATCGGTGAGATAggatagaaaaataatttactgATGTGTTTTATAaagtatattttaaaatgaaaaatgaaaattaataaaatataaataataaaataatttttaagataatacttaaccaaaataaataaataataaaataatttgatattaaattaaaaataaaatgattaatttttaaatatatacacGATTTTCTCGCAtggataattttgtaatttatataatctaaaaattcaaatttctactaaaattataatatttaaaagtaaaataattattaaaaattgaaaaatagagatattaatttaaattttataacaaattaaatataattctctTACAatggtaattttattatttacatataagttatattatatatttatttagtttatctaacatatataattgagttatttattcgatcatgattcatataaaacttttaacttgtttatttgctatgatttttatttaaaactctataaaattatttattacttatttaaattttttatttataaaatttaaagtattacaaagtaatttaaacaaaaaataattgttttacaaggtatgtataaaaaaaacatgatatgataattatcatgtgtgcaccaaacacatgataggataactgttattatgtttatataatatcatatttttatcttGTTTTATATCCTATTATGTCACTATCATATTTTGCgcatcaaacggacccttaaggCATTAGGCTAATGTGTCACCTATTTTATAAATCtaacatttttctcatttataatCGATGTGGGACCTGActactcacacttgaaacccaacagtTTTCCCCCAAGTATGAATTTCCACATCCTATAATTGATCCAATATCAGGATCTACTCTCACTCCTCCACCAAGCTGAATTGCAGCTTTGATAATACTTGTCAGGAGTCTGAGGAAATGCTTCAAAATCACAACAAAGAAACTTGATATCAAATAATAATCTTTGTGAAAAACTTTAaactatattaattatatttaaaatggaGGGAATATTAAACGAATCTGAATGAAAGTTGGGATCACATAGCTGTCAAAAATCCAGAAATGGAATATGGGTGCTCTCTGAAATCTGAACATCCACTACATGTATAAGTATAACATAACATAtatacgtttttttttatactaacaTATATACGTATTTATCCTCTCAACTTTTTCACTTATACCTGAATTTTCCATTGACTATACGAAGAAATCAGAAAGTAGGGTCACCTAGAAATTTATTAACACACCcatattttaattcattttgttTTCTAGCTCCATTTTGGACCACCATGAAAATGACAATCCTTTTATCTTGTGTCTTCATACTGAGATAAATGGTGGTTTCTTCACTGTACATTGAAAATGATGAGATGCTCTTGTCACATGAAAAATGAAGAAGACTCTAGCAATATACGTAGATTAATGTTATTGTACTATGCTTAAAGTTTTATGAACCACTGACAAATACACAAGAAACACAAATTAGTACACACCGTTAATATGAGATGTTAGTGTTAGACATTACATTAACATGCACATCtctcaattgtaaaaaaattaagagagtAACGTGGAATCTTAAGCCATTAAATttagttaaaaagaaaaagattgaaattttgaaatttttttaaaaaaaatggagtaAAGTTAATTAAGGATTTGAGAtgtaaaaattgagaaaaattgagagaaatattttttgagagaattcattcctATCGAACTAGACACACTTTCGAGTGTTGGACAACAAACGTACTAGGCACATTTTTGATTTTATTGGATTTCAAATGTGAGTGGTTAAGTATCACATCAACTATGAATTAGAAGAATGTTAAATATATATGACTTATAAATGAGGTGACCTATAAATTTATaaagcccaaaaaaaaaacttcggatAAAGAACTGACGTTTTCTTCTCTTATGGTTCTGAATCATTGTCTTGTTTCTTCTTATGCTCTCCCAGAATCTTCAactgtaaaatataaaaattcataattgttGAATTTCAAGTGTGAATATTTAAATCTCACATTGAATATGGATGAGAAAAATATTCAATATATAAGAGAGATTATTTATATACCTAAAACATTAGGATTTTAAGTGGAAATGTAGCATCTTCCACTCTTATAATTCTGAAACATTGTTATGTTGAATAGTCGATCTCAGGCTTTGTTTGGACAGACACATAAGCTAGCTTGTAGCTTATAAGTTCACTTGGCTTAAAAAGATCcgtttggtaacaattttttaaaaaaagcttATAGATTGTTTTactagtttataacttattttcaaacactatttcaagtagtttctgagcttataacttatcattttttctttcaactttACATTTGTCATcttacttaaaaataaaatattaattaaatatatcttttttatgtcactccatacttttttttttgactaaatatgtCACTCCATActtataaactaaaaattaacgTATAAGATATTTGTTATGAATTCATCCGCTGTAAGCTAATTTATCAGTTATCCGCTATGTTTTAGCGAAGGTGAATACATACTAGTAGATAAGATAAGTAAACGGGTGGGTCCCCGTGAAGGTGCTCATAAGTAGTGGACATTTCGGAATCTCCACGTGACTCAAACTCAAATTTCCTTTTAACCAGCTTTATTTATATGCAAAGTTTTCATTACATTCTTTAGTTACATATGTTTCCTAAATTTATTTTCCTTTGATTCCTCTCTAGCAAAGCTATCTCCAATGAAGCATCAAATTCTCTtacttttctctcttctcattctttcttctttttttgcttCTGCTCGCCTCCTTGTACCACAAAAAGGTTCAAAACATTGTAATTGTTATttttcggttttgaaaaatcgtttttgaaaataatagcaaCTGTGAATTTATCGGCCGAGTCGCGGTtcgatacgctctctttaagacgtttcacggcactacccaagttgtgcaaggtagactatcaaccgtgaagtccccaggataaaacagccaatTCAAGCGAAATACCGttaactactgcactgtagaaaaCGGTCAGAAAAACACCTCCGATGGTTACTACGAACCAGTCTAGATTGATATGCAAATATCAATTCGAAGTGGTAAACCACTTTCTctgaaacaacaagaaaaattaatttgaagtaAGAATAatattgagagagagaagagagagttgCAGTTTTTTTGAACCTTAAAATTAATTGTGAGAACTGATGTGTATTTATAGGGAAAGAATGCAACTGATGTGGAGCAAGAAGTGGGAGAGAATCAGGGCCAGCACATCAAAAACGTGGCCATGATTTCAGGAATCTCAGTTATGACTGAGTTCAAAGTAATAACGGTAACAATTCCGTTTGACTTGACATTCAGCACACAAAACATGTGCGCATTGAAACGGTAAGCACActtagtgaaaattaatttttaattaatttttttcacttctgagtattaaaaattaagatatcaccaagcccaagcccaagcccaagcccaagcccaggCCCAGGCCCGGCCCGGCccgaaccgaaccgaaccgagccgagccgagccggccggacggacggacggcggcggcggcgcgcgcgcgcgcgtgtgatattcgacattgtgtgcggtctccctttcttacaaaagtgggtaccccaagggcacacccttggttgccactttgtggtatataaacactactaaagGTAGTGAcccatccaatgtgggacttaaaagtgaactttttcaaattcacacctTTAGTTCTTCCACTTGTGTTTACATCTATGCCAAGTTCATCATACAAGTAGCTAAGTTGCTAACTTGTTCAAcaatgttccaacaatcccccacttgaattttaaaaaagttgtttcagaagtaacgATAAACGTTTCTTTAAGATTATGCATAAGCAAaggtgacgcttgtcttgaacctttacatagcgagtaagagcccgatttaacaagagtgacgcttgtcttgaactctatctcagatttttctcaaacccgcacaTAACCTTTTCCTAAGGTGTTTTCTCAGCCCGTGCATTTCTGGCCCTGCACGTatatcccagtttcatgaacgTTCTAGGAGTTCGCCCCATAAACtccataggaaccggcctcagttccacattcatataggtgagtctatctAAAGTACCCCTGAAGTGTGGTACTCCTCTGACACAGAGAatagatttcattaagagtTTTATTAACTCATCCTTTTTCACTTCAGGATACATGCTTCTTATACTTGCATGTTCATTCCCTATTACTCAtgacttgttgtttacccattgaaacctaattcttgggatctccagtcttttaggttgggttaccatcataagtaattcacagtaggcattagtcccatcttaACAGATGTATTGTAGACTTTCTCTCTAGCtagtcctttcgtcaaaggatcggCTAAGTTATCATCagtgcgtacatgatccactctAACAGCACCTTTAGTGAGCAAGTCTCTCACGGTGCTGTGCTTTCGTCTTATTTGACGTCTTTTACCGTTGTAATAACGGTTCTCAATTTTTGCGATAGCCGCGGTACTATCACAATGGATCAACACAGCTGGCATTGGCTTTTCCCATAGGGGAATCTCGGATAGCAAGCATCTCAAccagcttgcttcttcactagcagttGCTAGTGCTATCATCTCAGACTCCATAGTGGACTGTGCCAAGATGGTCTGTTTCTTAGACTTCCATGATACAGCTCCTCCGGCTATACTAAAAATGAAGCCACTCGTTgctttggaatcatctgacaaggtgttccaatcagcatcactgtacccttcaagtacagcAGGAAATCTCAGATAATGTAATCCGAGGTTCATGGTCTTTTTAAGATATCCCATGACTCTATTTATAGCTTCCCAGTGCTCATTACCAGGTCTACTGGTAAACCGGCAAAGCTGTCCCACGGCATATGCAATGTCGGGTCTAGTGCAATCAGTGACATATCTAAGACTGCCAATGACGCTCGCATACTCAGACTGTCTAATACTatcaccagtgttcttaaataattttacactggcGTCACAAGGAGTATTCGCAGTTTTACAGTCGAAGTATCCATACTTCTTTAGAACCTTTTCCACATAGTGAGATTGGTCTAAGGAAATCCCTTTTTCAGAACGAGTGATTTTGATTCCTAGAATCACACTCGCTTCACCaaggtctttcatatcaaagttgttgCACAACAGTGATTTCACAGCATTCACAGCAGAAAGGTTTGATCCAAAGATGAGCATGTCGTCCACATAGAGACATATCATAGTGCAAATGTTGTTATCTGACTTGTAATAAATACATTTGTCACTTTCGTTGAGTTTAAACCCATTTGATACCATTaaattatcaaacttttcatgccatTGCTTCGGTGCTTGCTTGAGACCATAAAGAGATTTTTCTAATTTACAGACCTTAGTTTCTTGGCCATGTACTACAAACCCTTCAggttgttccatatagatttcttcttccaagtcaccatttaaaaaagcagttttaacatccatttgatgtacTTCTAAGTTATAAATCgcagcaattgaaataagtacTCGAATGGATGTAATTCTCGTGACAGGAGAAAAAGtgtcgaagaaatctatattttctctttgtctaaaaccCTTGGCTACAAGGCGAGCCTTGTATTTATCAACAGTACCATCaggttttagtttctttttcaaaatccatttacAACCAATTGGTTTGCAGCCTGGTGGCAAGTCTACTAAGTGCCATGTCTTGTTGGATTCAAGAGAATCCATCTCATCATTTATAGCTTCTTGCCAAAGATCAGCATCCATCGATGACaaggcttcttgaagatttgTAGGATCTTCATCTAATGTATAGGCCGCATAGTCTGGCCCATAATCTTTAGCAACTCTTACTCGTTTACTCCTTCGGAGTTCTGTTTCTACTTCATCATTGCTATCCATATTTGGTATCACAGGAATGTGATTCTGTTTAGGAATATTACTCTGTTcggtgcccccactatttctcgATTTGaagggaaatttattttcatagaaatctgcGTCAACAGATTCTATGACCACTTTTGCATTCAGGTCGTAAAACCTATATGCTTTACTGTTTGCAGCATAACCAATgaatacacattcataggctctactagcaAGTTTAACTCGCTTCGGATCCGGTATACGGACATATgctagacatccccaagttctcaaataagacaagtttggtTGCCTTTTCTTTAATGTCTCATATGGAGAGATCATTTCTTTAGACTTGGGGACTCTATTCAATACAAAGCAAACAGTCAAAATAATTTCCCCCCACCAATGGGCAGCGGCACCAGAGTTCAACATAATAGCAACGACAAGTTCAGTAAGAgtcctattctttctttctgctttaccattcatttcaggggaatatggtgcagtcgtttcatgtataattccatgttgtttataaaattcattaaataaactagaattatattcaGTTCCCCTATCACTTCGAAATCTTTTGATTTTCGTATTAAGTTGATTTTCAACTTCGTTAACAAACACTTTAAACATATCAAATGCATCACTTTTATTcttcattaaataaacaaatgtaTAGTCAGAACAATCATctataaaagtgataaaatagcgtttgttatttctagttAAAGTTCCATCTAattcacatatatcagaatgtatAAGTTCCATAGGTTCAGATTGTCTAATTACTGATTTATGTGAGCTTTTAGTAATTTTAGCTTGACTGCAAAATTGACATTTTTCtacattatcaaaatttaattttggaatTAATCCTAAGTGACTTAAATTTGAAATAGAGCGAATATTAACATGACATAGTCTAGAATGCCAAACATTAAAATCACACAAGGAATAAACGGaagtagaaattttattcaaattcaaatcaacattcaatttaaacatgccatcagtggcgtaccctttcccaataaaagtaccattcttagtgatggtATACAAGTCTGCCCCAATAGTCTGACTAAACCCAGccttattcaaaagaaaaccagaaacaagattcttTTTCATCTCAGGAACATGTAAAACTTCTTTCAGAATCAGAGTCTTTCCTGAGGTGAAATTCAGCTGAACTTCTCCAACACCAGCAACATCAGAAGTGTGGGCATTGCCCATCTGCACTTTCTTGTTCTCAGCACTCGTGTATGTTTTAAACATAGCACGTTCGTAACAGACATGGCGAGTGGCGCCAGTATCTATCCACCATCCATCAGTTACACCGACCATGTTAATTTCGGTGATCATAGCAGTATATGCTTCATCAGTAGCATTTACCTGAGCATTCAAAGCAGCAGGTCTAGGCCTTTTCTTGCCTCTACATTTTCTTGCTACATGACCTGGTTTCCAGCAATTGAAACAGAGGAATTCACCAGATTCATTCACAGGAGGAGGTGGAGGCTGTTGCTGCCTTACAGATGGGGCCCTAGGTGGGTTCCCATTCTTAATCCGGTTTTGATTGCGGTTCTGATTCTTAAGAGGTTTGCCCGTAGGCTTCAGAGCCGCAccgaatttctttttgttgttggagacaactagaattttttcttcttctttctgatCTTGTTTTCGAGCCTCTTCTTCAATGCGAAGACGAGTAATCAGACTCTCGATGgaaaattcttttgttttgtgacgaagctgatttttaaaatctttccaACCAGGGGGCAGCTTGTCTATTATTACAGCAATCTGAAATTGTTCATCTAAAGGCATACCTTCTGTTATTATCTCATGAGCTATTTTCTGGAGTTCATGAGACTGCACCTCTACAGACCTTTCATCCACCATCTGGTACTTCAGGTACCGACTCACAGCATATTTTTTCACACCAGCCTCTTCAGTATCATATTTCTTTGACAATGCTTCCCAAACATCACGAGCAGTACTGTATGTTCTATAGTAATCATACAGGTCATCTTCCAGTCCATTAATTATGTAGTTTTTGCAAACATAATCATGACTGATccaaatttgtttttccttttcagcTTGCAAAGCCTGGGCTCTTATCTGGTCTGTGTCACTATCTTTTTCACCAGACACAGATTTTTCACCGTTGGT from Trifolium pratense cultivar HEN17-A07 linkage group LG1, ARS_RC_1.1, whole genome shotgun sequence includes these protein-coding regions:
- the LOC123904168 gene encoding peptidyl-prolyl cis-trans isomerase FKBP17-1, chloroplastic-like isoform X2, with amino-acid sequence MKMMIIECCVSRSTTRVCATLPQTKYPCNITRRPLSLSLISTTFSALIFSLTPQPSFSSPSSSSKFPIADFSELPNSGGVKALELLVGSGEVPEDGDQVEIHYYGRLAAKQGWRFDSTYDHKDENGDPNPFVFVLGSGKFFDRQRLFTTIFNPTRLANGEGSTLGTLIFDIELVGLRHHQ
- the LOC123904168 gene encoding peptidyl-prolyl cis-trans isomerase FKBP17-1, chloroplastic-like isoform X1, whose protein sequence is MKMMIIECCVSRSTTRVCATLPQTKYPCNITRRPLSLSLISTTFSALIFSLTPQPSFSSPSSSSKFPIADFSELPNSGGVKALELLVGSGEVPEDGDQVEIHYYGRLAAKQGWRFDSTYDHKDENGDPNPFVFVLGSGKVISGIDVAVRSMKVGGIRRVIIPPSLGYQNTSQEPLPPNFFDRQRLFTTIFNPTRLANGEGSTLGTLIFDIELVGLRHHQ